A stretch of Gemmatimonadaceae bacterium DNA encodes these proteins:
- a CDS encoding acyl-CoA thioesterase, giving the protein MTFALRTETRDRYRHLSTVDTRWMDNDVYGHVNNVVYYSFFDTVVNRWLIAQGVLDIAASPAIGLVIETQCRYFAPITFPDVVTAGLRVAHLGTSSVRYEIGLFRNDDTTAAAAGHFVHVYVDRATRTKTPIPSAVRSALSALC; this is encoded by the coding sequence ATGACCTTCGCATTGCGCACGGAAACCCGGGACCGTTATCGGCACCTGTCCACCGTCGACACCCGGTGGATGGACAACGATGTGTACGGGCATGTGAACAACGTGGTGTACTACAGTTTCTTCGACACGGTCGTGAACCGGTGGCTGATCGCCCAGGGTGTGCTGGACATCGCGGCCAGCCCCGCCATCGGCCTGGTGATCGAAACACAGTGTCGGTATTTCGCCCCGATCACATTTCCGGATGTGGTCACTGCGGGACTACGCGTGGCGCATCTGGGCACCAGCAGTGTCCGCTACGAGATTGGCTTGTTTCGCAATGACGACACCACCGCCGCTGCGGCCGGGCATTTCGTCCATGTCTACGTCGATCGGGCCACGCGGACGAAGACACCGATTCCGTCGGCCGTGCGCAGCGCGCTGAGCGCCCTGTGTTGA
- a CDS encoding iron-containing alcohol dehydrogenase: MTDFTFETTPRIVCADGAGTRLAQYAREHGMRRALLVTDRGLLSSGVLGDAVVGFNGSGVSLSIFDGVEADPPEATVLAAVAQARVDAVDGVIGIGGGSSLDTAKLVALLARTPQSLADAYGVGRATGPRWPLIQVPTTAGTGSEVTPIAIVTTPTNEKMGVVSNVLYPDLALLDATLTLGLPARITAMTGIDAMVHAIEAYTSRHRKNLMSDMLARRALTLLSEQVPRVLRDGSDLPARRAMLQGSMMAGMAFANSPVAAVHALAYPLGGHFHVPHGLSNALVLLPVLAFNLPAADALYAELSATLHRDGRPVCASPSGEAFLQGMTEQVAMLGLERSLREVGVTAADLPTLAADAMKVQRLLVNNPRDVTYDDALALYRQAF; this comes from the coding sequence GTGACTGACTTCACCTTTGAGACCACCCCGCGCATTGTCTGCGCCGATGGCGCTGGGACTCGCCTGGCACAGTACGCGCGCGAACATGGCATGCGGCGAGCCCTGCTGGTGACCGACCGCGGCCTGCTCAGCAGTGGTGTCCTTGGCGACGCGGTGGTCGGCTTCAACGGGTCGGGTGTCAGCCTCAGCATCTTCGATGGGGTGGAAGCCGATCCACCGGAAGCAACGGTGCTGGCGGCGGTGGCGCAGGCCCGAGTCGACGCGGTGGACGGGGTGATTGGCATCGGTGGCGGTAGTTCGCTGGATACGGCCAAGCTGGTGGCGCTTCTGGCGCGTACGCCGCAATCGTTGGCCGACGCATACGGTGTGGGTCGCGCCACGGGGCCTCGATGGCCACTCATTCAGGTGCCCACGACGGCCGGAACGGGATCGGAAGTCACGCCAATCGCCATCGTGACGACGCCCACGAACGAGAAGATGGGTGTGGTGTCGAACGTCCTGTATCCCGACCTGGCGCTGCTCGACGCGACGCTCACGCTGGGCCTGCCGGCCCGCATCACGGCCATGACCGGCATCGACGCCATGGTGCATGCCATCGAGGCGTACACATCGCGTCATCGCAAAAACCTGATGTCGGATATGCTGGCTCGTCGTGCGTTGACCCTGTTGTCGGAGCAGGTGCCGCGCGTGCTGCGCGATGGCAGCGACCTGCCGGCACGTCGCGCAATGCTGCAGGGGTCGATGATGGCCGGGATGGCCTTCGCGAACTCGCCAGTGGCTGCGGTGCATGCGCTGGCCTATCCCCTCGGCGGCCATTTCCATGTGCCGCATGGGCTCAGCAACGCGCTGGTCCTATTGCCGGTGCTGGCATTCAATCTGCCGGCGGCCGATGCGTTGTACGCGGAACTCAGTGCGACGCTGCACCGCGACGGCCGCCCGGTTTGCGCGTCACCGAGTGGTGAGGCATTTCTGCAGGGGATGACCGAGCAGGTGGCGATGCTCGGCCTGGAGCGGTCGTTGCGGGAAGTCGGGGTGACGGCGGCCGACCTGCCGACGCTCGCGGCGGACGCGATGAAGGTGCAACGTCTGCTGGTGAACAATCCGCGCGATGTCACGTACGACGACGCGCTGGCACTGTACCGCCAGGCCTTCTGA
- a CDS encoding patatin-like phospholipase family protein produces MPSALTLRAGPRALALIRERGLRLDDVDIFPGASGGAKWLAIAGLDRYLFGTFLRQPSTDASASASAPARVRPLHCIGSSIGSWRMACLAQRDPVAALARGHHAYIYTQRYSPKPGPREVTQVLTRCLDDILGAHGVDEILSHPFARLHIITAQGRGLATSQRRLVLATSIALAVTANLVQRRSLSLQFRRTVFHGEGDTSPFAQLRDLPTTHRALTRDNLRDALIASGSIPLLVEGGRIAGRPGEVHWDGGVLDYHLDLDFGSGDGLVLYPHFYPHVVPGWFDKSLPWRRARAKNFERALLIAPSPEFVASLPGGKIPDRRDFHAFPSEERERRWQTVLDASAQLGDELHELIATGRVAEHIHPW; encoded by the coding sequence ATGCCCTCCGCGCTGACCCTGCGCGCGGGTCCGCGCGCACTCGCCCTCATCCGCGAGCGCGGCCTTCGGCTGGACGACGTCGATATATTCCCCGGCGCGTCTGGGGGGGCCAAGTGGCTCGCGATCGCCGGCCTTGACCGCTACCTCTTTGGCACGTTTTTGCGCCAACCTTCGACTGACGCATCGGCATCGGCATCGGCACCGGCCCGCGTGCGTCCACTCCACTGCATTGGCTCGTCCATCGGCAGTTGGCGTATGGCGTGCCTGGCACAACGCGACCCGGTGGCCGCGCTCGCTCGCGGACATCACGCGTACATCTACACGCAGCGATACTCGCCCAAGCCCGGACCGCGGGAAGTCACCCAGGTCCTGACGCGATGTCTCGACGACATCCTTGGCGCGCATGGCGTGGACGAGATTCTGTCGCACCCGTTTGCCCGATTGCACATCATTACGGCACAGGGTCGAGGACTGGCGACCAGTCAGCGCCGTTTGGTGCTCGCCACATCCATTGCCCTGGCCGTCACTGCCAACCTGGTGCAACGGCGCTCGTTGTCACTGCAATTTCGTCGCACCGTGTTTCACGGCGAAGGCGATACGTCACCCTTTGCGCAGCTGCGCGACTTGCCCACCACGCATCGCGCACTGACCCGTGATAACCTGCGTGATGCGCTCATCGCCTCGGGGTCCATTCCCCTCCTGGTCGAAGGCGGGCGCATCGCCGGTCGCCCGGGCGAAGTGCACTGGGACGGCGGCGTTCTGGACTATCATCTCGATCTGGATTTTGGATCGGGCGACGGACTGGTGCTCTACCCGCACTTCTACCCGCACGTCGTGCCAGGGTGGTTCGACAAGTCGCTGCCGTGGCGCCGCGCACGCGCCAAGAACTTCGAGCGAGCGTTGCTCATCGCGCCAAGCCCGGAGTTTGTGGCGTCACTGCCCGGCGGCAAGATCCCCGATCGGCGGGACTTCCACGCCTTCCCGTCGGAAGAACGTGAACGGCGATGGCAGACCGTGCTGGATGCGTCGGCGCAATTGGGCGATGAGCTGCACGAACTGATCGCCACGGGGAGAGTCGCCGAACACATTCACCCCTGGTGA
- a CDS encoding FAD-binding dehydrogenase codes for MDADVIVIGAGLAGLVATAELADAGRRVILVDQEPEQNLGGQAFWSFGGLFFVNSPEQRRLGIRDSVDLAWQDWLGTAGFDRDEDAWPRKWAEAYVHFAAGEKRAWLHAQGVRFFPVVGWAERGGYGAIGHGNSVPRFHITWGTGPGIIAPFVRRVRAAVAAGRVSLRFRHRVTGLSQQAGVIDGVEGEILEPSAVERSAPSSRTVAGHFALRAQAVIVTSGGIGGNHDLVRKNWPSRLGAPPVRMLSGVPDHVDGLMQGITESAGGHMINRDRMWHYVEGITNYAPVWSRHGIRVLPGPSSLWFDAVGRRLPVPLFPGFDTLGTLAYLRSTGHDHSWFILSRKIIAKEFALSGSEQNPDLTGKSIRGVLGRANGKVPAPVQRFLDEGADFVTANDVPTLVAKMNALTDTPLLDAAQIEREVRARDREMDNAFTKDLQISALRGARAYLGDKLIRVAPPHKLLDPDAGPLIAVRLHVLTRKTLGGLETDLEARVLRADGSPLTGVYAAGEVAGFGGGGVHGYRSLEGTFLGGCIFSGRAAGRAAAAAIR; via the coding sequence ATGGACGCAGACGTCATTGTCATCGGAGCCGGCCTGGCCGGTCTTGTCGCCACCGCCGAACTGGCCGACGCCGGTCGGCGCGTGATTCTGGTTGATCAGGAGCCCGAACAGAACCTCGGTGGACAGGCGTTCTGGTCATTCGGTGGACTGTTCTTCGTGAACTCCCCGGAGCAACGGCGGTTGGGAATTCGGGATTCCGTTGATCTGGCGTGGCAGGATTGGCTGGGCACGGCCGGATTCGATCGCGACGAGGATGCGTGGCCGCGGAAGTGGGCCGAAGCGTATGTGCACTTTGCCGCCGGTGAGAAGCGCGCGTGGTTGCACGCGCAGGGCGTGCGATTCTTTCCCGTGGTTGGTTGGGCGGAGCGTGGAGGCTACGGTGCCATCGGACATGGCAATTCCGTGCCGCGGTTCCACATCACGTGGGGGACCGGGCCCGGCATCATTGCGCCCTTCGTGCGTCGGGTGCGCGCGGCGGTGGCCGCGGGGCGAGTCTCGTTGCGATTCCGTCATCGCGTGACCGGCCTGTCGCAACAGGCGGGCGTCATCGACGGGGTCGAGGGCGAGATCCTCGAACCCAGTGCGGTCGAACGCAGCGCGCCCAGTTCGCGTACGGTGGCCGGGCACTTCGCGCTTCGCGCGCAAGCCGTCATTGTGACCTCGGGCGGCATTGGCGGCAATCACGATCTGGTGCGCAAGAACTGGCCGTCGCGCCTGGGCGCGCCGCCGGTGCGCATGTTGTCCGGTGTTCCGGATCACGTTGATGGATTGATGCAGGGCATCACGGAGTCCGCCGGCGGACACATGATCAATCGCGACCGCATGTGGCACTACGTCGAAGGCATCACCAACTATGCGCCGGTCTGGAGTCGACATGGCATTCGCGTATTGCCCGGCCCGTCGTCGCTCTGGTTTGATGCGGTAGGTCGTCGACTGCCAGTCCCGCTGTTCCCGGGCTTTGACACCCTGGGCACGTTGGCGTACCTGCGCAGCACCGGCCACGATCACAGCTGGTTCATCTTGTCGAGAAAAATCATCGCGAAGGAGTTTGCCCTGTCGGGATCAGAGCAGAATCCCGATCTCACGGGCAAAAGCATTCGCGGTGTGCTGGGCAGAGCGAACGGCAAGGTGCCCGCGCCGGTGCAGCGCTTTCTTGATGAGGGAGCGGACTTCGTGACGGCCAACGACGTGCCCACGCTGGTGGCAAAAATGAATGCCCTCACCGACACGCCGTTGCTGGATGCGGCGCAGATCGAGCGAGAAGTCCGTGCGCGCGATCGCGAGATGGACAACGCCTTCACGAAAGACCTGCAGATTTCCGCGCTGCGTGGTGCGCGCGCGTATTTGGGCGACAAGCTGATTCGCGTGGCACCACCGCACAAACTGCTCGATCCTGACGCCGGGCCGTTGATCGCGGTGCGATTGCACGTGTTGACGCGCAAGACCCTCGGCGGATTGGAGACGGATCTTGAGGCGCGGGTGCTGCGTGCCGACGGGTCGCCGCTGACCGGGGTCTATGCGGCAGGCGAAGTGGCTGGTTTTGGCGGCGGGGGTGTGCACGGCTACCGTTCGCTGGAGGGGACGTTCCTGGGCGGCTGCATTTTTTCGGGGCGGGCCGCCGGGAGAGCCGCAGCGGCGGCCATCAGGTGA
- a CDS encoding matrixin family metalloprotease, producing the protein MKTAESALAFCVVGLACFIGGQIVGTRQVTAMTSTGAIVDGAAEHAAAERAGSAEDAEFFGTAAPEMRISDAPHATMPALTPIDLRRRLDQGAAGTYISDLIASRDSAIVRWPDRLTRPLRVWIAEDQVLTGWNGDFLPAIRDAFDTWVQTGIPVHFTFITDSASADVHVRFTERFANGISGKTVWSRDHAWWLVSSDIQLALAHPGGGSVSPPQMRAIALHEIGHLLGLDHAVAPDHIMSARIRVRELTDADRATVRLLYSVPAGGLR; encoded by the coding sequence ATGAAGACCGCTGAATCCGCGCTCGCTTTCTGTGTCGTGGGACTCGCTTGTTTCATCGGCGGGCAGATCGTGGGTACACGACAGGTCACGGCCATGACGTCAACGGGTGCGATCGTTGACGGCGCGGCCGAGCACGCGGCCGCGGAACGTGCCGGGAGCGCCGAAGACGCCGAGTTCTTCGGCACCGCCGCGCCGGAGATGCGTATCAGCGATGCGCCGCACGCGACCATGCCGGCATTGACGCCCATCGACCTGCGTCGCCGGCTCGACCAGGGCGCGGCGGGCACCTACATCAGCGACCTCATCGCGTCACGCGATTCCGCCATCGTACGCTGGCCCGATCGTCTCACCCGGCCGTTGCGTGTATGGATCGCGGAAGACCAGGTGCTGACCGGCTGGAACGGCGACTTCCTGCCGGCCATCCGTGACGCCTTTGACACATGGGTGCAGACGGGCATTCCGGTGCACTTCACGTTCATCACCGACTCCGCCAGTGCCGACGTCCACGTGCGCTTCACCGAGCGCTTCGCCAATGGCATCAGCGGCAAGACCGTGTGGAGTCGAGATCACGCGTGGTGGCTGGTGTCCAGTGACATTCAGCTCGCACTGGCACACCCCGGTGGCGGGTCGGTGTCGCCACCGCAAATGCGCGCCATCGCGCTGCATGAAATCGGACACCTGTTGGGACTCGATCACGCCGTCGCGCCGGATCACATCATGTCGGCGCGCATCCGCGTGCGCGAACTGACGGACGCGGATCGCGCGACGGTGCGGTTGCTCTACAGCGTTCCCGCCGGCGGACTGCGCTAA
- a CDS encoding PDZ domain-containing protein: MRAHTIFAVSLWVIPLAVGHAQGSRSVIRTTTGRSSLNGACASLTSVPSELARTPEGQTLLAFKRELDGVATMFAQRGSAMEAMDARRMSEVQRGVDSLMQVFVRVRTGDGTAGSTITVRRGDSTIVVNGRVLPAGVLGESMETAIKAIRPNVDVTLRAFEPQVAAFSAMREGAAIKASPSGYLGVNLSGSQIRMVTDSGSFTAHCDYPMIEAVDVGSPARAADLRAGDTVVAYNGRDLVALTVNYPQLLVPGKVIRVRIRRDGKSRELPVTVGERPAESAEFNVRFMPAPGSMLTPVPARVGPGGVVRGAPLPTLANGTVGSFAFGANATTMVLLGAQVFAVDDEFAQTFGVEPGVLIMHVQPGSPAAEAGLRAGEMIRAVNGTPVRELPTIKRAISGSGVRDVKLTVSGRDTPVRIVTVRW; the protein is encoded by the coding sequence ATGCGTGCTCACACGATATTCGCGGTGAGTCTTTGGGTGATTCCGCTGGCCGTCGGCCACGCGCAGGGTTCGCGGTCGGTCATTCGCACCACCACCGGTCGGTCGTCACTCAACGGCGCGTGCGCATCACTGACCAGTGTGCCGTCCGAACTGGCGCGCACGCCCGAGGGGCAGACGCTGTTGGCGTTCAAGCGTGAGCTGGACGGGGTGGCGACGATGTTTGCACAGCGGGGATCGGCCATGGAGGCGATGGACGCGCGGCGCATGTCGGAAGTGCAGCGCGGAGTCGACTCGCTCATGCAGGTGTTCGTGCGCGTGCGCACGGGTGATGGGACGGCGGGCAGCACCATCACGGTGCGTCGCGGCGACAGCACGATCGTGGTGAACGGCCGGGTGTTACCAGCCGGAGTGCTGGGGGAATCGATGGAGACCGCGATCAAGGCGATCCGTCCGAATGTCGACGTGACGCTGCGCGCGTTCGAACCGCAGGTGGCGGCGTTCTCGGCGATGCGCGAAGGCGCAGCGATCAAGGCGTCCCCCTCAGGCTATCTGGGCGTGAACCTGTCGGGTTCGCAGATTCGCATGGTGACAGACAGCGGCAGCTTCACGGCGCACTGCGACTATCCGATGATCGAAGCCGTTGACGTGGGTTCGCCGGCGCGCGCCGCGGATTTGCGGGCCGGCGACACGGTGGTCGCGTACAATGGACGCGATCTGGTGGCGCTGACCGTCAACTACCCGCAGTTGCTCGTGCCGGGGAAAGTGATTCGCGTGCGAATTCGCCGCGACGGCAAGTCTCGTGAACTGCCGGTCACCGTGGGTGAACGTCCCGCCGAGTCGGCGGAATTCAACGTGCGATTCATGCCGGCGCCGGGTAGTATGCTGACGCCGGTTCCGGCCAGGGTGGGACCCGGCGGAGTGGTGCGCGGAGCACCGCTGCCCACGCTCGCAAACGGTACCGTGGGATCGTTCGCGTTCGGTGCGAACGCCACCACCATGGTGTTGCTGGGCGCGCAGGTGTTCGCGGTGGATGACGAGTTCGCGCAGACCTTCGGTGTCGAGCCCGGTGTGCTGATCATGCACGTGCAACCGGGTTCACCGGCGGCCGAGGCGGGATTGCGCGCCGGCGAGATGATTCGCGCCGTGAATGGAACGCCGGTGCGTGAGTTGCCCACCATCAAGCGCGCGATCAGTGGGTCCGGCGTCCGCGACGTCAAGCTTACGGTGTCCGGTCGCGACACGCCGGTGCGCATCGTCACGGTCCGCTGGTAG
- a CDS encoding sigma-70 family RNA polymerase sigma factor produces the protein MTDSMEPMETDAAIVRRAIEGDERAMRLLWNQHAPHVDAVVRRLAGDPDLAQDVAQEVWIQIFRALPSWRGDAKFSTWVHRVAINRTLNALRRSRRQALMETGIEEDSAAVEQDTERTMLAQTIEDAARQLSPGARTVFLLHDVEGYTHEEIATELGITSGGSKSQLFKARAKLRRLLAPLLEMSTVGRTPRGMEHRYMDGLGEYAEG, from the coding sequence GTGACAGATTCGATGGAACCCATGGAAACCGACGCTGCCATTGTCCGCCGGGCGATCGAAGGCGATGAGCGCGCCATGCGGCTGCTGTGGAACCAGCACGCCCCGCATGTCGACGCTGTTGTCCGACGACTCGCCGGAGATCCCGACCTCGCGCAGGATGTGGCGCAGGAGGTATGGATCCAGATCTTTCGCGCCCTCCCATCGTGGCGGGGGGATGCAAAGTTCAGCACGTGGGTCCACCGCGTGGCGATCAACCGCACGCTGAATGCGCTGCGACGCTCGCGACGCCAGGCGTTGATGGAAACGGGAATCGAGGAGGACTCGGCCGCAGTGGAGCAGGATACCGAGCGCACCATGCTGGCGCAGACCATCGAGGATGCCGCGCGGCAGTTGTCGCCGGGTGCGCGCACGGTGTTCCTGCTGCACGATGTCGAGGGGTACACGCACGAGGAGATCGCCACGGAGTTGGGCATCACCTCGGGTGGATCGAAGTCACAACTTTTCAAGGCGCGCGCCAAGCTGCGTCGCCTGCTCGCACCCCTGTTGGAAATGTCGACTGTGGGCCGAACGCCACGCGGGATGGAACATCGCTACATGGACGGACTTGGTGAATATGCAGAAGGCTAA
- a CDS encoding serine hydrolase, translating to MLLLAALMVAFSDPAPGGLPEREPSAVGMSAARLGTIERVVQRGLDAGGYPGASVVVGRKGFSVFSRGFGSLDWSGRMPVNVQESIYDLASLTKVIGTTTAMMVLYDQGRIDLDAPVSRYLPDFSGGLKDQVTLRHLLTHRAGLPAGRELWRIAQTPAQARAAVLSSPIQCVPGNCYEYSDLGADILGFVAEAVSGQPLDVFLERNVFAKLGMNDTHYRLSAIDAARTAPTEIAPPRGYPLRGEVHDENAWALGGVAGHAGLFSTAADLSVFAQMLLDGGTYNGVRIVEDSTVALFTRRAAGHRALGWDTCDGGAGCGQHLSERAYGHTGFTGTSLWIDPDRQVFVILLTNRVHAARARRPSKVIADVRNDLADAAVLAVMDDPGGVLAMPVSFRADLATDWNRPLRSSRARSSLASRRAAARRAAAAKAARSKKAGASAGRSSTASNRSASATSRATVKKSATAKSAPTKRPPGAAAKKKPPTVKRRQR from the coding sequence GTGCTTCTGCTCGCTGCTCTGATGGTCGCGTTCAGCGACCCCGCGCCCGGTGGACTCCCAGAACGGGAGCCCTCGGCCGTTGGCATGTCGGCAGCGCGCCTCGGGACCATCGAACGGGTGGTCCAGCGCGGTTTGGACGCTGGTGGCTATCCCGGCGCGTCTGTGGTGGTAGGTCGAAAGGGGTTCTCCGTGTTTTCCCGCGGCTTCGGTTCGTTGGACTGGAGCGGTCGGATGCCGGTGAACGTTCAGGAGAGCATCTACGACCTCGCTTCACTTACCAAGGTGATCGGGACCACGACCGCCATGATGGTGCTGTACGATCAAGGGCGGATCGACCTCGATGCTCCGGTATCGCGCTATCTCCCTGATTTCTCGGGCGGCCTGAAGGATCAGGTCACCCTGCGGCATCTGCTCACCCATCGGGCGGGACTGCCGGCCGGCCGCGAATTGTGGCGCATCGCCCAGACGCCAGCTCAGGCCCGCGCTGCGGTGCTATCGTCGCCAATTCAGTGCGTTCCCGGCAATTGCTACGAGTACTCCGATCTGGGCGCGGACATCCTCGGATTCGTCGCCGAAGCGGTGAGCGGTCAGCCGCTGGATGTCTTTCTCGAACGCAATGTCTTTGCGAAACTCGGGATGAACGACACGCACTACCGGTTGTCGGCGATTGACGCCGCGCGCACGGCGCCGACAGAGATTGCCCCGCCACGGGGCTACCCGCTTCGCGGCGAAGTGCACGACGAGAATGCCTGGGCGTTGGGTGGAGTCGCCGGGCACGCGGGTCTGTTCAGCACTGCCGCCGATCTCTCGGTGTTTGCCCAGATGCTGCTGGACGGCGGCACGTACAACGGGGTGCGAATCGTTGAAGACAGCACGGTGGCGCTCTTTACCCGTCGCGCGGCGGGACATCGTGCCCTCGGGTGGGACACTTGCGACGGCGGTGCCGGCTGCGGCCAGCATCTGAGCGAGCGCGCTTACGGGCACACGGGCTTCACCGGGACGTCCTTGTGGATCGACCCGGACCGTCAGGTCTTCGTCATCCTGCTGACCAATCGCGTGCATGCGGCGCGCGCCCGGCGGCCCAGCAAGGTCATTGCCGATGTCCGCAACGACCTCGCCGATGCCGCCGTGCTGGCCGTCATGGATGACCCGGGCGGCGTATTGGCCATGCCCGTCAGCTTTCGGGCCGATCTAGCCACCGATTGGAATCGGCCGCTGCGGTCGAGCCGCGCACGGAGTTCGCTGGCCAGCCGTCGGGCAGCGGCGCGACGTGCTGCCGCAGCCAAGGCGGCACGGTCCAAAAAAGCAGGCGCCTCGGCAGGTCGTAGCTCGACCGCGTCCAACCGGAGCGCGTCGGCGACCAGTCGGGCTACCGTGAAGAAGTCAGCAACGGCCAAGTCGGCGCCAACCAAGCGTCCCCCTGGGGCGGCGGCCAAGAAGAAGCCGCCCACTGTCAAAAGGCGACAGCGATAG
- a CDS encoding metal-sulfur cluster assembly factor yields MTEETVSDGTASDGITVDQARLVLRRVKDPELNLNIVDLGLIYDIQVEGTTVRIDMSLTSPGCPSGPEIMGEAEQQLRSIPGIGDVEMNLVWSPPWTPERIEPRVRAYMGF; encoded by the coding sequence ATGACGGAAGAGACCGTGAGCGACGGCACGGCCAGCGACGGGATTACCGTCGATCAGGCGAGACTGGTATTGCGTCGCGTAAAAGACCCTGAGCTGAATCTCAACATCGTCGATCTCGGCCTGATCTACGACATTCAGGTCGAAGGGACCACCGTCAGGATCGACATGAGTCTCACCTCTCCCGGATGCCCGTCGGGACCGGAGATCATGGGTGAAGCGGAACAGCAGCTTCGCTCGATCCCCGGAATCGGTGATGTCGAGATGAACCTCGTGTGGTCGCCGCCCTGGACGCCTGAACGCATCGAACCACGTGTGCGCGCCTACATGGGGTTCTAG
- a CDS encoding signal peptidase II, which yields MTLAAIAMVVRIVSPLAAVDPRATLALGLLTGGAFGNLASMLTGPEGVADFLAVQLGDSATVVMNVADLLLWGGALLLVPVVVRLVSAVRAERSARS from the coding sequence GTGACGCTGGCAGCGATCGCGATGGTGGTACGTATCGTGTCGCCGCTCGCTGCGGTGGATCCACGCGCCACGCTCGCTCTGGGACTATTGACGGGCGGCGCTTTCGGAAATCTGGCCAGCATGCTGACCGGCCCTGAAGGCGTCGCGGATTTCCTTGCCGTGCAACTGGGCGACAGTGCCACGGTGGTCATGAACGTCGCGGACCTGCTGCTGTGGGGCGGGGCTCTGCTGCTGGTGCCGGTCGTGGTGCGACTGGTGAGCGCTGTGCGCGCCGAACGGTCAGCGCGCTCCTAG
- a CDS encoding ribonuclease D: MSSSAPLYLDTADAVDRFLAGLTGVTAIALDTEGASFHRFVDRVYLLQLSTAHHEAVIDPLPIGIPARLGALLEDRAVEVILHDADYDLRLLHQDYGWRVTNLFDTRVASQLLGLRAFGLAALLEQYFGLKLDKKHQRADWSMRPLTADMLDYAAQDTRHLLGLREKLRRELEKKGRWHWAEEEFRRAEGTRWDDEEPNVAFLRLKGARDLTRRELARLRELAKWRDSIAAELDRATFRVAGNDVLLELSRLGPTAREGLFAVKGFPRGMSDVRAQEALQAIARGNAVADADLPRFPKAQRWDKDPEFDDRVARLKTVRDAVATELDLDPGVLCSRDRMEAVARRNPRHVDELAEIPELRQWQAEVLGERFVKTLAKAPSAASAAAGSPTKAPAAPADSPYKE, from the coding sequence ATACGGCTGACGCCGTCGATCGCTTCCTGGCTGGCCTGACCGGCGTCACGGCCATCGCCCTCGATACCGAGGGCGCCAGCTTTCATCGCTTCGTCGATCGCGTCTATCTCCTGCAGCTCTCCACCGCCCATCACGAAGCCGTCATCGATCCGCTGCCCATCGGCATCCCGGCGCGTCTCGGTGCATTGCTTGAGGATCGTGCGGTGGAAGTCATTTTGCATGACGCCGACTACGATCTGCGTTTGTTGCATCAGGACTACGGATGGCGCGTGACGAATTTATTCGATACGCGCGTTGCGTCGCAGTTGCTGGGACTGCGGGCATTCGGCCTTGCCGCGCTGCTTGAGCAGTACTTCGGCCTCAAGCTGGACAAGAAGCACCAGCGTGCCGACTGGAGCATGCGTCCTCTCACCGCCGACATGCTGGACTACGCTGCGCAGGACACTCGGCATCTGCTGGGTCTGCGCGAGAAGCTGCGACGCGAACTGGAAAAGAAAGGCCGCTGGCACTGGGCCGAAGAAGAATTTCGTCGCGCGGAAGGGACGCGCTGGGACGACGAAGAACCCAACGTGGCATTCCTGCGCCTGAAAGGCGCACGCGACCTGACGCGACGTGAATTAGCACGCTTGCGCGAACTCGCGAAATGGCGCGACAGTATCGCGGCCGAGCTCGATCGCGCGACGTTTCGCGTGGCTGGCAATGATGTGTTGCTCGAACTCTCGCGGCTTGGGCCGACGGCGCGTGAGGGACTGTTCGCGGTCAAAGGATTTCCGCGAGGCATGTCGGACGTCCGGGCGCAGGAAGCGCTGCAAGCGATCGCTCGTGGCAACGCCGTGGCCGATGCCGACCTGCCGAGATTCCCGAAAGCACAGCGCTGGGACAAGGACCCGGAGTTTGACGACCGTGTGGCTCGCCTCAAGACGGTGAGGGATGCGGTGGCGACCGAACTGGACCTGGACCCCGGCGTGTTGTGTTCACGGGATCGCATGGAAGCGGTCGCGCGCCGAAATCCTCGGCACGTGGACGAGCTGGCAGAAATCCCCGAGCTCCGTCAGTGGCAGGCCGAGGTCCTGGGCGAACGCTTCGTGAAGACACTGGCCAAGGCGCCGTCAGCCGCCTCGGCGGCGGCCGGGTCGCCCACGAAAGCGCCCGCGGCACCGGCCGATTCACCGTATAAGGAGTAG